Proteins encoded by one window of Antechinus flavipes isolate AdamAnt ecotype Samford, QLD, Australia chromosome 4, AdamAnt_v2, whole genome shotgun sequence:
- the LOC127558731 gene encoding olfactory receptor 10X1-like has product MKINQTFLEEFIFLGFSAYLEWQIVLFVCFFFVYLLTLTGNLVIMALTWVDHVLHIPMYIFLAALSFSETCYTLAIIPKMLVDLLANNRRISIPGCGLQMFFFLGLGGTNCIILTVMGLDRFLAICHPLRYPTLMTNKACGQLVALAWIGGFFVSLTEAMLIFWGPFCGPNLIKQFFCHMRAVVKLSCLNSDIRDLAVIVIPVSGLLGTFLFIILTYVFILSTVLKIPSAEGRKKAFSTCASHLTVVIIHFGFAAIVYLKPEAQEGDDALMTIPYTVVTPFLSPIIFTLRNKDMKNSLKRVLDKKVALTK; this is encoded by the coding sequence ATGAAGATCAATCAGACATTCCTAGAAGAATTCATCTTCCTTGGATTCTCCGCCTACCTAGAATGGCAGATTGTACTATTTGTTTGCTTCTTCTTTGTCTACCTTCTTACTCTCACTGGCAACTTGGTCATCATGGCCCTCACCTGGGTGGACCATGTCCTTCATATTCCCATGTACATCTTCCTTgctgccctttccttctctgagaCCTGCTACACATTAGCCATAATCCCCAAAATGCTGGTAGACCTGTTGGCCAACAATAGACGCATTTCTATCCCAGGATGTGGActccaaatgtttttcttccttgggCTTGGTGGCACCAACTGTATCATCCTCACAGTGATGGGCCTTGATCGGTTCCTGGCCATCTGTCATCCCCTGCGCTACCCCACACTCATGACCAACAAAGCATGTGGGCAACTTGTGGCTTTAGCTTGGATTGGTggattctttgtttctttgacaGAGGCAATGTTGATATTTTGGGGACCCTTCTGTGGCCCCAATCTCATCAAACAGTTCTTCTGCCACATGCGAGCAGTAGTCAAATTATCCTGCCTAAATAGTGATATCAGAGACCTTGCTGTCATAGTTATTCCAGTATCAGGTTTACTGGGGACATTCTTATTTATCATTCTTACATATGTGTTCATTCTCTCTACAGTACTGAAGATCCCCTCAGctgaggggagaaaaaaggcTTTCTCTACTTGTGCCTCCCACCTTACTGTGGTCATCATTCATTTTGGATTTGCTGCCATTGTTTACTTAAAGCCAGAGGCACAAGAGGGAGATGATGCTCTTATGACTATCCCCTACACTGTTGTCACACCCTTTCTCAGTCCCATTATTTTCACCCTGAGAAACAAGGACATGAAAAATTCTCTGAAGAGAGTGCTAGACAAGAAAGTTGCCTTGACCAAATGA